The Lemur catta isolate mLemCat1 chromosome X, mLemCat1.pri, whole genome shotgun sequence genome has a window encoding:
- the LOC123628591 gene encoding melanoma-associated antigen D4 isoform X2 gives MAEGSYSVESENHSVEAMDEGSHEVREGGMAEGNDYEEFGAFGGYGTFTSFDMHILRAFGSLGPGLRILANEPWELENPVLAQTLVEALQLDPETLANETAARAANVARSAASNRANRAAARAAAAAARASLNQVFPDHRVATPRASGDNVQPTTCTEAQRATPETPLASPQISQMFVTSEAAVPGAPATSTQSQAASAAQEAQEAATEGPSTACAFSEAPRASEVDATRPKAAFLGQNDGFDFTQPAGVSGMAFPRPKRPAPAQEAATEGPSAASGVAQAAPAREAAATRPKATKSGKALAKTRWVEPQNVVAAAAAKAKMATSIPEPEGAAATAQHSAEPWTRMGGKRTKKSKHLDDEYESSEEEREPPTVPQTWRASQPSVTAWAQSAPRTPMAPRSQIPSRHVLCLPPRNVTLLQERANKLVKYLMIKDYKKIPIKRSDMLKDVIREYDEHFPEIIERATYTLEKKFGIHLKEIDKEEHLYILICTRDSSARLLGKTKDTPRLSLLLVILGVIFMKGNRASEAVLWEALRKMGLRPGVRHPFLGDLRKLITEEFVKQKYLEYKKIPNSNPPEYEFLWGLRARHETSKMRVLRFIAQNQNRDPREWKAHFLEAVDDAFKTMDVDMAEEHARAQMRAQMNIGEEALVGRWSWDDIQAELLTWDEDGDFGDAWARIPFAFWARYHQYILNSNRANRRATWRAGVSTGTNGGASTSVLDGPSTSSTIRTRNAARIGASFFSWIQ, from the exons ATGGCTGAGGGAAGCTACAGTGTGGAATCGGAAAACCACAGCGTGGAAGCCATGGATGAGGGGAGCCACgaggtcagggagggagggatggccGAAGGCAACGACTATGAAGAATTCGGTGCTTTTGGTGGCTATGGCACCTTCACCAGCTTTGACATGCACATCCTCAGAGCCTTCGGCAGCTTGGGTCCAGGCCTTCGCATCTTAGCG AATGAGCCCTGGGAACTGGAAAACCCTGTGCTGGCCCAGACCCTGGTGGAGGCCTTGCAGCTGGATCCGGAAACACTCGCCAACGAGACGGCCGCCCGTGCCGCCAACGTAGCCCGCTCTGCCGCCTCCAACCGTGCCAACCGGGCCGCCGCCCgggccgccgccgctgccgcccgcGCCTCCTTGAACCAGGTGTTCCCTGACCACCGGGTGGCCACACCTCGGGCCTCGGGAGACAATGTGCAGCCCACGACCTGCACCGAAGCTCAGAGGGCCACCCCTGAGACACCCCTGGCTTCTCCGCAGATCTCCCAGATGTTTGTCACCAGTGAGGCGGCTGTCCCTGGGGCTCCAGCAACCTCCACGCAGTCCCAGGCAGCCTCCGCGGCCCAGGAGGCCCAGGAGGCTGCTACCGAGGGCCCTAGTACGGCCTGTGCTTTCTCTGAGGCCCCACGTGCCAGTGAGGTGGATGCCACCCGGCCCAAGGCGGCGTTTCTGGGCCAGAACGATGGCTTTGATTTCACTCAGCCGGCAGGTGTCAGCGGCATGGCCTTCCCGCGCCCCAAGAGACCTGCCCCGGCCCAAGAGGCTGCCACGGAGGGCCCCAGTGCTGCCTCCGGTGTGGCCCAGGCCGCACCTGCCAGGGAGGCGGCAGCCACCCGGCCCAAGGCGACCAAGTCTGGGAAGGCTCTGGCCAAGACCCGGTGGGTGGAGCCTCAGAATGTtgtggcagcagctgctgccAAGGCCAAGATGGCCACGAGCATCCCTGAGCCCGAGGGTGCAGCTGCCACCGCTCAGCACAGTGCCGAGCCCTGGACCAGGATGGGAGGCAAGAGGACAAAGAAG TCCAAGCACCTGGATGATGAATATGAGAGCagtgaggaggagagggagccTCCTACGGTCCCACAGACCTGGAGAGCATCGCAGCCCTCGGTGACGGCGTGGGCTCAGTCGGCCCCTCGGACCCCGATGGCCCCGAGGTCCCAGATACCCTCAAGGCACGTACTGTGCCTGCCCCCCCGCAACGTGACCCTTCTGCAAGAGAGG GCAAATAAGTTGGTGAAATACCTGATGATTAAGGACTACAAGAAGATTCCCATCAAGCGCTCAG ACATGCTGAAGGACGTCATCCGAGAATACGACGAACATTTCCCCGAGATCATTGAACGAGCAACGTACACTCTGGAAAAG AAGTTTGGGATCCACCTGAAGGAAATCGACAAGGAAGAACACCTGTATATTCTGATCTGCACACGGGATTCCTCAGCTCGCCTCCTTGGAAA GACCAAGGACACTCCCAGGCTGAGTCTCCTCTTGGTGATTCTGGGCGTCATCTTCATGAAGGGCAACCGTGCCAGCGAGG CTGTCCTGTGGGAGGCGCTACGCAAGATGGGACTGCGCCCCGG GGTGAGGCACCCGTTCCTTGGCGACCTGAGGAAACTCATCACAGAAGAATTTGTGAAGCAGAA GTACCTGGAGTACAAGAAGATCCCCAACAGCAACCCCCCCGAGTACGAGTTCCTGTGGGGCCTGCGAGCCCGCCACGAGACCAGCAAGATGCGGGTCCTGAGATTCATCGCCCAG AATCAGAACCGAGACCCCCGGGAATGGAAGGCTCATTTCTTGGAGGCCGTGGATGACGCTTTCAAGACTATGGATGTGGACATGGCTGAGGAACACGCCAGGGCCCAGATGAGGGCCCAGATGAATATCGGGGAGGAAGCTCTGGTTGGACGGTGGAGCTGGGACGACATCCAGGCCGAGCTCCTGACCTGGGACGAGGACGGAGATTTTGGCGACGCCTGGGCCAGGATCCCCTTTGCTTTCTGGGCCAGATACCATCAGTACATTCTGAATAGCAACCGTGCCAACCGGAGGGCCACTTGGAGAGCTGGTGTCAGCACTGGCACCAACGGTGGGGCCAGCACCAGCGTCCTAGATGGCCCCAGCACCAGCTCCACCATCCGGACCCGAAATGCCGCCAGGATTGGCGCCAGCTTCTTCTCCTGGATCCAGTAA
- the LOC123628591 gene encoding melanoma-associated antigen D4 isoform X1 codes for MAEGSYSVESENHSVEAMDEGSHEVREGGMAEGNDYEEFGAFGGYGTFTSFDMHILRAFGSLGPGLRILANEPWELENPVLAQTLVEALQLDPETLANETAARAANVARSAASNRANRAAARAAAAAARASLNQVFPDHRVATPRASGDNVQPTTCTEAQRATPETPLASPQISQMFVTSEAAVPGAPATSTQSQAASAAQEAQEAATEGPSTACAFSEAPRASEVDATRPKAAFLGQNDGFDFTQPAGVSGMAFPRPKRPAPAQEAATEGPSAASGVAQAAPAREAAATRPKATKSGKALAKTRWVEPQNVVAAAAAKAKMATSIPEPEGAAATAQHSAEPWTRMGGKRTKKSKHLDDEYESSEEEREPPTVPQTWRASQPSVTAWAQSAPRTPMAPRSQIPSRHVLCLPPRNVTLLQERANKLVKYLMIKDYKKIPIKRSDMLKDVIREYDEHFPEIIERATYTLEKKFGIHLKEIDKEEHLYILICTRDSSARLLGKTKDTPRLSLLLVILGVIFMKGNRASEAVLWEALRKMGLRPGVRHPFLGDLRKLITEEFVKQKYLEYKKIPNSNPPEYEFLWGLRARHETSKMRVLRFIAQNQNRDPREWKAHFLEAVDDAFKTMDVDMAEEHARAQMRAQMNIGEEALVGRWSWDDIQAELLTWDEDGDFGDAWARIPFAFWARYHQYILNSNRANRRATWRAGVSTGTNGGASTSVLDGPSTSSTIRTRNAARIGASFFSWIQHR; via the exons ATGGCTGAGGGAAGCTACAGTGTGGAATCGGAAAACCACAGCGTGGAAGCCATGGATGAGGGGAGCCACgaggtcagggagggagggatggccGAAGGCAACGACTATGAAGAATTCGGTGCTTTTGGTGGCTATGGCACCTTCACCAGCTTTGACATGCACATCCTCAGAGCCTTCGGCAGCTTGGGTCCAGGCCTTCGCATCTTAGCG AATGAGCCCTGGGAACTGGAAAACCCTGTGCTGGCCCAGACCCTGGTGGAGGCCTTGCAGCTGGATCCGGAAACACTCGCCAACGAGACGGCCGCCCGTGCCGCCAACGTAGCCCGCTCTGCCGCCTCCAACCGTGCCAACCGGGCCGCCGCCCgggccgccgccgctgccgcccgcGCCTCCTTGAACCAGGTGTTCCCTGACCACCGGGTGGCCACACCTCGGGCCTCGGGAGACAATGTGCAGCCCACGACCTGCACCGAAGCTCAGAGGGCCACCCCTGAGACACCCCTGGCTTCTCCGCAGATCTCCCAGATGTTTGTCACCAGTGAGGCGGCTGTCCCTGGGGCTCCAGCAACCTCCACGCAGTCCCAGGCAGCCTCCGCGGCCCAGGAGGCCCAGGAGGCTGCTACCGAGGGCCCTAGTACGGCCTGTGCTTTCTCTGAGGCCCCACGTGCCAGTGAGGTGGATGCCACCCGGCCCAAGGCGGCGTTTCTGGGCCAGAACGATGGCTTTGATTTCACTCAGCCGGCAGGTGTCAGCGGCATGGCCTTCCCGCGCCCCAAGAGACCTGCCCCGGCCCAAGAGGCTGCCACGGAGGGCCCCAGTGCTGCCTCCGGTGTGGCCCAGGCCGCACCTGCCAGGGAGGCGGCAGCCACCCGGCCCAAGGCGACCAAGTCTGGGAAGGCTCTGGCCAAGACCCGGTGGGTGGAGCCTCAGAATGTtgtggcagcagctgctgccAAGGCCAAGATGGCCACGAGCATCCCTGAGCCCGAGGGTGCAGCTGCCACCGCTCAGCACAGTGCCGAGCCCTGGACCAGGATGGGAGGCAAGAGGACAAAGAAG TCCAAGCACCTGGATGATGAATATGAGAGCagtgaggaggagagggagccTCCTACGGTCCCACAGACCTGGAGAGCATCGCAGCCCTCGGTGACGGCGTGGGCTCAGTCGGCCCCTCGGACCCCGATGGCCCCGAGGTCCCAGATACCCTCAAGGCACGTACTGTGCCTGCCCCCCCGCAACGTGACCCTTCTGCAAGAGAGG GCAAATAAGTTGGTGAAATACCTGATGATTAAGGACTACAAGAAGATTCCCATCAAGCGCTCAG ACATGCTGAAGGACGTCATCCGAGAATACGACGAACATTTCCCCGAGATCATTGAACGAGCAACGTACACTCTGGAAAAG AAGTTTGGGATCCACCTGAAGGAAATCGACAAGGAAGAACACCTGTATATTCTGATCTGCACACGGGATTCCTCAGCTCGCCTCCTTGGAAA GACCAAGGACACTCCCAGGCTGAGTCTCCTCTTGGTGATTCTGGGCGTCATCTTCATGAAGGGCAACCGTGCCAGCGAGG CTGTCCTGTGGGAGGCGCTACGCAAGATGGGACTGCGCCCCGG GGTGAGGCACCCGTTCCTTGGCGACCTGAGGAAACTCATCACAGAAGAATTTGTGAAGCAGAA GTACCTGGAGTACAAGAAGATCCCCAACAGCAACCCCCCCGAGTACGAGTTCCTGTGGGGCCTGCGAGCCCGCCACGAGACCAGCAAGATGCGGGTCCTGAGATTCATCGCCCAG AATCAGAACCGAGACCCCCGGGAATGGAAGGCTCATTTCTTGGAGGCCGTGGATGACGCTTTCAAGACTATGGATGTGGACATGGCTGAGGAACACGCCAGGGCCCAGATGAGGGCCCAGATGAATATCGGGGAGGAAGCTCTGGTTGGACGGTGGAGCTGGGACGACATCCAGGCCGAGCTCCTGACCTGGGACGAGGACGGAGATTTTGGCGACGCCTGGGCCAGGATCCCCTTTGCTTTCTGGGCCAGATACCATCAGTACATTCTGAATAGCAACCGTGCCAACCGGAGGGCCACTTGGAGAGCTGGTGTCAGCACTGGCACCAACGGTGGGGCCAGCACCAGCGTCCTAGATGGCCCCAGCACCAGCTCCACCATCCGGACCCGAAATGCCGCCAGGATTGGCGCCAGCTTCTTCTCCTGGATCCA ACACCGCTGA